The following coding sequences are from one Biomphalaria glabrata chromosome 8, xgBioGlab47.1, whole genome shotgun sequence window:
- the LOC106066427 gene encoding MBT domain-containing protein 1-like, giving the protein METSDADWSNLSLVDRDDSVLGAFQKQEDSSSLDNRSDQGDDEFTNSLGMYDGYDSYNESGASTDNEDADETILDDFLENDEAISKYRFLNNKDGMATCERCGSVGVKHAFYSKSKRFCSLSCSRSFATHQREGKPLSSKLSLPAAVKKGKPGSKKLNSKNQGLHKASLRGETGRVFDWGPYLMSTQTNAASVICFKHVPMHDCWEQMIDGVLVEVPNTDLDIGKDIKVYWIATVLKIYGYKALLRYEGFGTDSSKDFWSNLISEDVHNVGWCATYGKILAPPRTIREKYSDWKEFLIKRLTGTRTIPPHFHTKSLEWLEDHKLKVGMQLEVVNKLCVSAMRVAVIKEIIGCRLRLNYLDSKDEIDEFWCHMTSPLIHPVGWSQTVGHKLHASQEYINSCLSKITMQKYGPNDATPDMFPKCRDPPHGLSFQVGMKLEAIDPLNLSAICVATVMKVLRNNFLMIGIDGSMAENGSDWFCYHATSPCIFPVGFCEINNLELTPPRGTKGPFKWFDYLKQTKSMAASVKLFDKDIPKHGFRPGMKVEAVDLMEPRLICVATVTKVVGRLLRIHFDGWENNYDQWIDCQSPDIYPVGWCEVMKHSLEGPRAKMDNVQGNSAAANSRKRKGKTQIYRGPRKKRSSVSDKKAKDPSKNSSYSAFGALGSRYPPSMSLATKSDPSFPPHRMLPPEAVAATLPPLLEPDIDMKVKTEETISPTPASDATPPILSPLGKIPQGFSQELAERLKSTTPLKSSLSSLNSSSILSEKAARPVNNSTAPEKESMESKSNCIVSSSIAGSGRPEESGGVIVLTLSSRLRSLPLGKWSLSDVVDVLKVNGCAIYATIFIKKNIDGASLMTMSTNRLTELVSVVDGPILRLCDLVQQVKACAASLKDGGEIKHS; this is encoded by the exons ATG GAAACAAGTGATGCAG ATTGGAGTAACCTGAGTCTTGTTGACCGGGATGACTCTGTACTAGGTGCCTTTCAAAAGCAAGAGGACTCTTCATCTCTTGATAACAGATCTGATCaa ggtgATGATGAGTTCACTAACTCGTTAGGAATGTATGATGGTTATGATAGCTACAATGAAAGTGGAGCTAGTACTGATAATGAAGATGCGGATGAAACTATTTTGGATGATTTCTTAGAAAATGATGAAGCTATTTCTAAATACAGATTTTTGAACAATAAAGATGGAATGG CAACTTGTGAGCGCTGTGGTTCAGTTGGAGTAAAACATGCATTTTATTCAAAATCAAAACGTTTTTGTAGTCTTTCATGTTCCAGAAGTTTTGCCACACATCAGAGAGAAGGGAAGCCTCTCAGCTCTAAACTCAGCCTTCCTGCAGCTGTTAAAAAG GGTAAACCAGGAAGTAAAAAGTTGAATTCTAAAAACCAAGGATTGCATAAAGCTTCATTACGTGGTG AAACTGGTAGAGTGTTTGATTGGGGTCCATACCTTATGAGCACTCAGACAAATGCAGCTTctgttatttgttttaaacat GTGCCAATGCATGATTGTTGGGAACAAATGATAGATGGAGTTCTGGTTGAGGTGCCTAATACAGACCTTGATATTGGCAAAGATATAAAAGTATACTGGATAGCAACAGTATTAAAAATATATG GATACAAAGCTCTTCTGCGTTATGAAGGATTTGGAACTGACTCATCTAAAGATTTTTGGAGCAATTTAATTTCAGAAGATGTTCATAATGTTGGATGGTGTGCTACATATGGGAAAATTCTTGCTCCACCAAGAA CCATTAGAGAAAAATATTCAGACTGGAAGGAATTCTTGATCAAAAGATTGACTGGTACACGTACCATTCCACCTCATTTTCACACCAAG TCTTTAGAATGGTTAGAGGACCACAAATTAAAAGTTGGAATGCAGCTAGAGGTTGTGAATAAATTGTGTGTCTCTGCTATGAGAGTGGCTGTCATCAAGGAGATCATTGGCTGTCGACTACGACTAAATTACTTGGATAGCAAA gatGAGATAGATGAGTTTTGGTGTCACATGACATCTCCTCTCATTCACCCTGTGGGATGGTCGCAGACAGTAGGGCATAAACTTCATGCTTCTCAag AGTATATCAATTCATGTCTGAGTAAAATAACAATGCAGAAGTATGGACCAAATGATGCTACTCCTGACATGTTCCCAAAA TGTCGAGACCCACCACATGGTTTGTCCTTTCAAGTTGGAATGAAACTGGAAGCTATTGATCCATTAAATCTCTCTGCTATCTGTGTGGCTACAGTTATGAAG GTTCTTCGTAATAACTTCCTAATGATTGGTATTGATGGTTCCATGGCTGAGAATGGAAGTGATTGGTTCTGCTATCATGCTACATCACCTTGTATTTTTCCTGTTGGATTCTGTGAAATCAATAATCTTGAGTTGACACCTCCTAGAG gCACTAAAGGACCATTTAAGTGGTTTGATTACTTGAAACAGACAAAATCAATGGCAGCTTCTGTTAAGTTGTTTGATAAG gaTATTCCAAAACATGGTTTCAGGCCTGGCATGAAGGTAGAAGCTGTTGACTTAATGGAGCCTAG ATTGATATGTGTTGCAACAGTGACTAAAGTGGTTGGAAGATTGCTAAGAATTCACTTTGATGGTTGGGAAAACAACTATGACCAGTGGATAGACTGCCAGAGTCCAGACATCTATCCTGTTGGGTGGTGTGAAGTCATGAAGCATAGTCTTGAAGGTCCTAGGGCAAAGA TGGACAATGTTCAAGGGAACTCTGCTGCAGCTAATTCaaggaaaagaaaaggaaaaactCAGATATACAGAGGACCTAGAAaga agagaagCTCTGTATCTGATAAGAAAGCCAAAGACCCATCTAAAAACTCTTCTTATTCTGCCTTTGGGGCTTTGGGCAGCAGATACCCACCCTCTATGTCATTGGCAACAAAGAGTGACCCATCATTCCCTCCACACAGAATGCTGCCACCAGAGGCAGTGGCTGCCACTTTGCCACCATTGTTGGAGCCTGACATAGATATGAAAG TAAAAACAGAAGAGACCATCAGTCCCACTCCAGCATCTGATGCCACTCCACCCATACTAAGTCCTCTAGGCAAAATTCCTCAAGGTTTCTCCCAAGAACTGGCAGAGCGCCTGAAATCCACAACTCCGTTGAAATCCTCCCTTAGCAGCTTGAATAGTAGTAGCATCCTTTCAGAGAAGGCTGCCAGGCCTGTTAATAACTCAACAGCACCAGAGAAGGAGTCCATGGAGTCCAAGTCTAACTGTATTGTGTCTTCATCCATTGCTGGCTCTGGCCGCCCGGAAGAATCTGGTGGTGTCATTGTCCTAACATTGTCCTCACGTCTAAGGTCACTTCCCTTGGGCAAATGGAGTCTTTCAGATGTTGTTGATGTGTTAAAAGTCAATGGCTGTGCTATTTATGCAACTATCTTTATTAAAAAG